In Ctenopharyngodon idella isolate HZGC_01 chromosome 2, HZGC01, whole genome shotgun sequence, the following are encoded in one genomic region:
- the ftr66 gene encoding stonustoxin subunit beta, whose product LQNCHSFSSGLPNPPITIATLSDFSKVNDAISTLRKKLEAVFKGEWLRIYQAARSMKILHCTVPKIRSEFLHHSNSLQLNPLTAHKDLRLSNGNREVAVQSQEQSCPDHPERFDYWCQVLGTEGLTGCSYWEVEWSGMGVNIAVAYKNIARKGESSEAHFGYNDKSWSLFCCKRGYAFRHNGIVSKISEPGSSKIGVYLDHRAGTLAFYSIDDSMNLLHRVQTTFTQPLYPGFEFVCCGASIKLCQLE is encoded by the exons ttacagAACTGTCATTCCTTCTCTTCTGGCCTTCCTAACCCACCCATCACAATAGCTACACTCTCAGATTTTAGCAAGGTGAATGATGCAATATCTACTCTAAGGAAGAAGCTTGAAGCAGTCTTTAAAGGGGAATGGCTCCGGATCTATCAAGCAG CTAGATCAATGAAGATCCTTCACTGCACAGTGCCCAAAATTAGATCAGAGTTCCTGCACC ATTCCAACTCTCTGCAACTAAATCCTTTAACAGCCCACAAGGACCTTCGTTTGTCCAATGGGAACAGAGAAGTGGCCGTTCAGAGCCAAGAGCAATCCTGTCCCGACCACCCGGAGCGCTTTGATTACTGGTGCCAGGTGCTGGGCACTGAGGGCCTGACAGGCTGCAGCTACTGGGAGGTGGAATGGAGTGGGATGGGAGTAAACATTGCCGTCGCATACAAAAACATTGCCAGGAAAGGGGAAAGCAGTGAAGCTCACTTCGGGTACAATGACAAATCCTGGAGTTTGTTCTGCTGCAAGAGAGGTTATGCTTTCCGGCACAACGGGATTGTCAGTAAGATCTCAGAGCCTGGCTCGTCAAAGATAGGTGTTTATCTGGATCATAGGGCCGGGACACTAGCTTTTTACAGCATTGATGACTCAATGAACCTCCTTCACAGGGTTCAGACCACATTCACACAACCTCTCTACCCTGGCTTTGAGTTCGTGTGCTGTGGAGCCTCGATCAAGTTGTGTCAGCTGGAGTGA